In one window of Lewinella sp. 4G2 DNA:
- a CDS encoding 4'-phosphopantetheinyl transferase superfamily protein, which yields MTEVRYVHNREELSSTAFRKLEALLPPIFHGSFARYRRWQDRQAGLFGKLLVRQLLKEVLGQPELLATMTVDDHARPSLAFGGDFNISHTNGLIVAALSTTQRIGIDVERHQEVDPAEFDRVFTVHEQQRIRRSKHPQATFYQTWTRKEAAMKADGRGFYLNAADYETGEATIAIDGNDWVLRELPLPRGYTGHLSALNVTEVRIEEVSLLEFLAWGTD from the coding sequence ATGACTGAGGTACGCTACGTACATAACCGGGAAGAATTATCCTCCACCGCCTTTCGTAAGCTGGAAGCCCTGTTGCCGCCCATCTTCCACGGTTCATTTGCGCGGTATCGCCGCTGGCAGGACCGGCAGGCTGGCCTATTCGGAAAATTATTAGTGCGGCAACTGCTGAAGGAAGTCCTCGGGCAGCCGGAATTACTGGCGACGATGACCGTTGATGATCACGCCCGGCCATCACTGGCTTTTGGGGGTGATTTTAATATCTCGCACACCAATGGGCTCATCGTTGCCGCCCTGAGTACTACTCAACGAATTGGTATCGACGTGGAGCGCCATCAGGAAGTTGATCCGGCAGAATTCGACCGAGTTTTTACCGTTCACGAACAGCAGCGGATCCGCAGAAGTAAGCACCCACAGGCTACTTTCTACCAGACCTGGACGAGAAAGGAAGCCGCCATGAAAGCGGACGGCCGTGGCTTCTACCTCAACGCTGCGGATTACGAAACGGGAGAGGCCACTATCGCTATTGATGGAAACGACTGGGTATTAAGGGAGCTCCCCTTGCCGCGGGGGTATACCGGTCACCTTAGCGCACTTAACGTGACGGAGGTGAGGATAGAGGAGGTGAGTTTGCTTGAATTCTTGGCTTGGGGAACTGATTAG
- a CDS encoding nucleotide disphospho-sugar-binding domain-containing protein, whose amino-acid sequence MAKIFCIVDGHTGLLNVSLELSRRLRDAGHEISLGALTESRNKVESADFSWLELQPRYLSPGVAKGFGGAPLNKLAAAVRNRVGYKRKRERALAELALPAFTYLLQTDRPDLVIIGMECREYIIATYGEGVPILLLSPWFNGAYLPDLPPLNTLLAPNGSTGYQDAINLAWNQRLAKLSQQRQRRFRWSAGLDRESLLLELANRRGIPASAIDRLGWPAPFTIKGLPVAHTTLDALELPHEQPEFHHYLGPMVPSSPPPNEKGSEVDERLEEMLKRRAQQQRKLIYCSVSTMAEGIDDFLERVVQACAGRKDWLLIVALGGNGGRLDHIELPDNAYVFEWVPQLKVLAEADCSINHAGINTINECIVNEVPMVIYSGGRFDQDGCAARIAYHQLGVVGDRAEDDSVAIRSNIERVLTEPVFRAKISEVNRYAQSEEVRGRLLALVERVMAEGNPVL is encoded by the coding sequence ATGGCGAAGATTTTTTGCATCGTCGACGGCCATACGGGCCTGCTGAACGTAAGCTTGGAATTAAGCCGCCGGCTGCGAGATGCCGGCCACGAAATTTCTCTCGGTGCCCTAACCGAAAGCCGAAATAAGGTGGAGTCAGCTGATTTTTCCTGGCTGGAACTTCAGCCACGATACCTCAGCCCAGGGGTAGCGAAAGGCTTTGGCGGGGCTCCACTAAATAAACTAGCCGCGGCGGTAAGGAATCGGGTGGGTTACAAGCGCAAAAGGGAACGAGCGCTGGCGGAACTCGCCCTGCCAGCATTTACCTACTTACTCCAAACGGACCGGCCGGACCTGGTTATTATTGGTATGGAGTGCCGGGAGTACATTATTGCCACCTACGGGGAAGGGGTGCCTATTTTACTGTTGAGCCCCTGGTTTAACGGAGCCTACCTACCCGATCTACCTCCGCTGAATACTTTGTTGGCACCGAATGGATCTACTGGCTACCAGGACGCGATCAACCTGGCCTGGAACCAACGGCTGGCAAAACTGAGTCAGCAACGGCAACGTCGCTTCAGATGGTCCGCCGGTTTAGATCGTGAATCCCTTCTCCTGGAATTGGCCAACCGCCGTGGTATCCCCGCGAGTGCCATCGACCGCCTGGGCTGGCCGGCCCCCTTTACCATTAAGGGCTTGCCCGTGGCTCACACCACCCTGGACGCGTTGGAACTGCCCCACGAACAGCCCGAGTTTCACCATTACTTAGGGCCAATGGTGCCCTCGTCCCCTCCGCCAAATGAGAAGGGTAGCGAAGTTGACGAGCGATTGGAGGAAATGCTTAAACGCCGAGCGCAGCAGCAGAGAAAGCTGATCTATTGTTCCGTCTCCACGATGGCGGAGGGTATTGATGACTTTCTCGAGCGGGTAGTACAAGCCTGCGCGGGGCGGAAGGATTGGTTACTCATCGTCGCCCTCGGCGGCAACGGCGGGCGATTGGACCACATCGAGCTGCCCGACAACGCTTATGTATTTGAGTGGGTGCCTCAATTAAAGGTATTGGCCGAAGCTGACTGCAGTATTAACCACGCGGGCATCAACACCATTAATGAATGTATTGTCAACGAAGTACCGATGGTCATTTACTCGGGTGGGCGGTTCGATCAGGACGGGTGCGCTGCGCGGATAGCCTACCATCAGTTGGGGGTCGTCGGAGACCGGGCGGAAGATGACTCGGTCGCGATCCGTAGCAACATTGAACGGGTGCTCACGGAGCCGGTGTTCCGGGCGAAGATCAGTGAAGTGAATAGGTACGCTCAAAGTGAGGAGGTACGGGGTAGGTTGCTAGCGCTCGTCGAACGGGTCATGGCTGAAGGTAATCCAGTACTGTAA
- a CDS encoding TetR/AcrR family transcriptional regulator: MSATPTTKKLDTKAKIAAAAIRVFTRKGYDGTKTRDIAEEAGINVATLHYHHKSKDELFSLVAKSAMSEFVDIYYGVFRAENSLEEIVHGFVDGFTDLFIRKPHVATFCLVESERNPEAFKEIVDFKDSAIVLTAKLAALEKSGKIRSMSVPSFTSALVGMTIYPFITKGSVLYAGEYDEAQFLQFVEEQRRVIPAMILGYLFYGGPEKTL; the protein is encoded by the coding sequence ATTGCCGCTGCGGCCATTCGCGTTTTTACGCGAAAGGGGTACGATGGCACCAAGACACGCGATATCGCGGAGGAGGCGGGCATCAACGTAGCCACCCTACACTACCACCATAAATCGAAAGACGAGCTCTTTTCCCTGGTAGCTAAGTCGGCCATGTCCGAATTCGTAGACATTTACTACGGCGTCTTCCGAGCCGAAAATTCTTTGGAAGAGATCGTACACGGTTTCGTGGACGGCTTTACGGACCTCTTCATCCGCAAGCCACACGTAGCGACCTTTTGCCTCGTGGAGTCGGAGCGCAACCCCGAAGCCTTTAAGGAAATCGTTGACTTTAAGGACTCCGCGATCGTCCTCACCGCAAAACTGGCTGCGCTTGAAAAGAGTGGAAAAATTCGGTCCATGTCCGTCCCCAGTTTCACCAGCGCGCTGGTAGGGATGACGATCTATCCGTTCATTACCAAGGGCTCCGTGCTGTACGCCGGGGAGTACGACGAAGCCCAGTTCCTTCAATTTGTGGAGGAGCAGCGTCGAGTTATTCCGGCGATGATTCTGGGGTACTTGTTTTATGGTGGGCCCGAGAAAACCCTTTAG